CCCTCCGCGGCCCGTCGCCGCCACGTGGCGGACCTGCTCGAGTCCGTCGGGGCGACGCGCTACGCCGACGCTCCGATCTCCTCCCTCTCGGGCGGGGAGCAGCAGCGCCTGCGGGTGGGGCAGGCCCTAGCCGGCGATCCGAGGTTGTTGCTCTGCGACGAGCCCCTGCTCTCGCTCGACCTGAACTACCAGCGCACGGTGAGCGAGCTGATCGACGCGCAGCGACGCGCGCGCGATCTGGGCGTTCTCTTCGTGACCCATGACATCAATCCCATTCTCGACATGGTCGATCGTGTGCTCTACCTCGCGAACGGGCGCTTCCGGATCGGCACGCCCGACGAGGTGCTGCAGTCGTCTGTTCTCTCCTCGCTCTACGGGTCACCGGTCGACGTGATCCGTACGCGCGGCCGGGTGATCGTCGTCGGAACGCCCGACGGCAGCCACGGGCATCCGGATGCCGCGGGCGACACCGCCCACCACGATGCACCGCCCGCCGCGGACCGACAGGCAGAACGATGACGGCCGACAGCGACTTCTGGTCGCAGATCTTCAACTTCGCGAACTACGGCGACCTGCTGGTGCTGCTGCAGAACTCCATCATCGCGGGCGCTGTGCTCGGTGTCGTCGGAGGCCTGATCGGCGTCTTCGTGATGTCGCGGGACATGGCGTTCGCCGTGCACGGCATCAGTGAGCTCTCGTTCGCGGGAGCATCCGCGGGCCTGCTGTTCGGGGTCGGTGTCGTCGAAGGTTCACTGATCGGATCCCTCGTCGCCGCGGCTCTGATCGGCCTGCTCGGCACGCGCGCCAGGGACCGCAACTCGATCATCGCGGTGCTCATGCCGTTCGGCCTCGGCCTCGGTATTCTCTGCCTCGCCCTGTACCCGGGCCGCTCGGCGAACAAGTTCGGCCTGCTCACGGGCCAGATCGTCGCCGTCGACAACCCCCGGCTCGGGTCGCTGATCGCGATCTCGATCGTGGTCGTCATCGGCCTCGCCGTGGTCTGGCGGCCCCTCATGTTCGCCAGCGTCGATGTCGACGTGGCATCCGCGCGAGGCGTTCCCACGCGCTTCCTCTCGTTGTACTTCATGCTGCTCCTCGGCTTGGCAGTGGCCGTCTCCGTGCAGGTGGTCGGTTCGCTGCTGGTGTTGTCGATCCTCGTGACGCCCGCTGCCGCGGCGCTCCGGCTGTCGTCGTCACCGGTGCTGGTGCCGCTGCTCAGCTCGGTGTTCGCCGTGGTCTCGCTGGTCGGTGGCATCATGCTCGCGCTCGGCGGGTCGGTGCCGATCAGCCCCTACGTGACCACGATCTCCTTTCTGATCTACGTGGTCTGCCGCCTCATCGCTGCGGTTCGGAAGCGTCGTGGCAATAGTGGCCGCACAGCCGATCTCCTGCCGGCCCGGAGCTAAAATTGTGGAGAACTGACGACGCACGGCTCTGTGCAGGAGAGGAACCCCGATGAAGCGGAACACCTGGCAACGGGAAGCCGTCCGCAGCGCCCTGGGCACCCAGATGGGCTTCGTCAGTGCCCAGGACCTGCACTCGAACCTCAAGGGAACCGGCTCGCAGATCGGGCTCGCGACCGTGTACCGGGCCCTCGGAGACCTCGCGACGGAGGGCGAGGCCGACTCGCTGCAGTCCCCGGAGGGCGAGAGCCTCTACCGGGCGTGCTCGACCGGCCACCACCACCATCTGATCTGCCGCGGCTGCGGTCTCGCCGTCGAGATCGAGGCCGACGACGTCGAGCAGTGGGCGAAGAACGTGGCGGCCCTGCACGGCTTCTCGCAGGCCGAGCATGTGGTGGATGTCTTCGGTTACTGTTCGGCGTGCGTGCCGGCGGTCGGCTGAGCCGGCCTCCCCTTCGGCTGGTCGTCGGCTTCGACATCCGCTTCCAGCCCGCCCGGAGTGCCGAAGAACATTCCCGGGGCGGTCGGCTCGTCGAGACCTTCACGCTGGTCGACCGGGATCGTGTGGATCGTTCCGGTGTCGGTGGTCAGCAGCCCGTGGCGTGACAGGATCTCGTCGCGCTCGCGGGTCAGGAACTCGCGGTTCGCCGTGTTCGCATCGGCGAACATGGTCGTGCGGCCGGAGATCACCCGGCGCACTCGCCGCCACTCGAGGTAGGGCTTTCCCACGAACATGAGCACCAGGCCGACGACGGCGTAGCCCGCCATCATGATGAATCCGCGGGCGAACCCCGGTCCCACCCCGTAGAGCTCCCGCTTCAGCATCTCGGTGATCCCGCTGCCGACCACCACGTTGTTCAGCCAGGCGAACGGTTCGGGCATGAACCAGGACGGGTACGCAGCCCCCGACGACGGCATCGAGAGGAAGACGAAGATGACCATCGCAGGCACAGCGATGAATCGCCCGGCAAAGTAACTGAGGCCGTTGACGGCGAGGCCGACCGCGACGATCCAGCCCCACGCGATGAGGAAGAGTGCGCCGAAGTGCCCGTCGACAGCGCCCACCACGGGGCCGGCGAGCACGTTGGTGATGAGCGAGATCAGCGCTCCGCCGACGACGATCACGGCCATCCGGGACCGGTGCCTGAGCGGTGCTCCCATCAGGCCGATGAACATGGCGACCATGTAGCCGCCGATGCACCAGGCGAGCATCAGGTACATCGACACCGTGCCGTACTCGTCGTACGGCGGGAGGGGGGCCAGGTCGACCGTCGTCGGAGTGATGTTCTCGGACTGCAGGGCGGGAGTGATGATCACCGGGAGCAGTGCCGCGACCTGGTACTGGTGCGCGCTCGCCTTGTAGATGGTGGATGTCGCGGGCTCGAACGCCACCGCGACGCGGCCCGAGAGCACGGCAGCCCTCGCCTCGTCGACCGTCGCCAGGCTCTCGACGGAGACGACGCCCGGCGCGGTGCGGTCGAGGTCGGACTCGAACTGCTGGGCGGAACCGACGATTCCGACGGGAACGTCGTGCGGATGCGGAGCGTGGAAAGCTGCGACGTAACAGAGGCAGAAGGCGACGATGAAGAACAGCGGCAGCCACAGTTGCAGCCCGATCAGCTGGAGCGACGGGTGCAGCGTGGAGTACCAGCGCCGGTAGGCGTTGACCTCGGGCTTCAGGGGCGTTGCCACGCCGGGGGTGTTCACGCCGGGTGTCGCCATCTGGTCACAACTCGCTTCCCATCTCGATTACCAGAGTACGCGAGGGGGATGCTAGTGTTGGTCGCTGGTCGACGGTATCTCCGTCCGCCTTCGTGTGCGCACCGCGAGAATTCGCAGGCGACGCATGCCGACAAGAAAACTTGGGTAGAGCATCCGCTCTACGGTAATTGGAGGAAAACCATGGCCGCAGTGTGCCAGGTGACTGGAGCCGTTCCCGGCTTCGGACACGCAATCTCGCACTCGCACCGACGCACTAAGCGTCGTTTCGACCCGAATGTGCAGAAGAAGACCTACTACGTTCCTTCGCTGAAGCGCAACGTGAACCTGACCCTCTCGGCCAAAGGCATCAAGGTCATTGATGCCCGCGGTATCGAGTCGGTCGTCAAAGAAATCCTGGCTCGTGGGGTGAAGATCTAATGGCAAAAGCACAAGACGTACGCCCGATCATCAAGCTCCGCTCGACCGCCGGCACCGGGTACACCTACGTGACCCGCAAGAACCGCCGCAACAACCCCGACCGCCTCGTGCTGAAGAAGTACGACCCGGTCATCCGCAAGCACGTCGACTTCAGAGAGGAGCGGTAACACATGGCTAAGACAAGCAAGATCGCTAAGAACGAGCAGCGCAAGGTCATCGTCGCACGCTGGGCAACCAAGCGCCTCGAACTGAAGAAGGCCCTCGTCGACATCAACGGAACCGACGAGTCGCGCGAAGCGGCTCGCGTGGGCCTGCAGAAGCTTCCCCGCGATGCTTCGCCGGTGCGCGTGCGCAACCGCGACGCTGTCGACGGTCGCCCCCGTGGCCACCTCTCGAACTTCGGGATCTCCCGCGTCCGCTTCCGTGAAATGGCTCACCGGGGCGAATTGCCGGGCATCACGAAGTCAAGCTGGTAGGTTACCCTCGCGCGTCGCTTCCGAAGCGGCGCACCCGCATGACAGTTTCATGAGATCCACACGAATTGCTGCTTCAGCAGCAGGATGGTCCGAGGAGGACACTAAATGGCTGACAAGTCACTGAACAAGACCGAGCTCGTCGCTGCAGTCGCCGCATCGTCAGGCCAGACGCAGACCGCCGTCAACGAGGTGCTCGACTCCCTGTTCGCAACCCTCGCCGACTCGGTGTCGAACGGCGTCAAGGTCACGATCCCGGGCTGGATCGCCGTCGAGCGCACCTCGCGTGCCGCTCGTACCGGTCGCAACCCGCAGACGGGTGAGGCCATCGAGATCGCCGCAGGCAACTCGGTCAAGATCAGCGCCGGCAGCAAGCTGAAGGCAGCCGTCAAGTAGTTCGTTCCACAACGACTGAGGGATCCCGGTTCGCACCGGGGTCCCTTTTTCGTTGCAGGGGCGCGTGTCGAGGGTGGCTACTCCTCCACAGTCGCCAGCTGTGAGAGAGTTCTCCACAATCCCCGGCGCGGCGGGGTTCCCAGCCGTGCTGACGTAGGGTTGACGGGTGCCGAAAATGATCCGTGTCGCCGGCCCGGCCGCCCTGGTCGGGGTGGCCTTCGTCGCGCTCATCGTCGGTCTCGAGTACGGGGGAGGCGCGACCGCCCTCCTGCTCTCCGACCCGGGCCCCCTGGTGCGCTTCGGCCTGCCGATCGCCACCATGCTCGTCAACCTGAGCTCGGCCCTCACCATCGGCGCGCTCGTTTTGGCGCTCTTCGCCCTGCGCTCCGACAGGCCCGAGTTCAACCGGGCCCTCGACGTTGCGGCGGCAGGTGCGGCCCTGCTGACCGTGACGGCCGCCGCCACCGGCTTCCTGAGCTTCCTCAACGTGACGTCGTCGTCGGCGAGCCTCGACTCGAAGTTCGGGGAGATCCTCGGGCAGTTCCTGGTGTCGGTGCCTCTCGGCCAGGCCTGGCTCGTGACCACCTTGCTCGCTGCGGCTGTCACGGTGCTCTGCTTCGCTGTGCGGAACCTGACCGCCCTGGTGTTCGTGGCGGTTCTTGCGGTCGTCACGCTGCTGCCGATGGCGCAGCAGGGCCATGCCGCGGGAGCCGACGGGCATGACGCGGCGGTGACCGCCCTGTTCATCCACATCCTCTTCGCGGCGGTCTGGCTGGGCGGCCTGGTGGTGCTCGCCCTGCTCTCGAAGCAGCTCGACAACGCCCGTCTCGTCGACGTCGTCACCCGGTACTCCAGCGTGGCTCTGGTCTGCTTCATCGCGGTCGCCGCCTCCGGCTATGTGAGCGCCGAGCTTCGGGTCGGTTCACTCGACAGGCTGCTAACCCCCTACGGCGTGCTGGTGCTCATCAAAGTGGCGGCGCTGATCGTACTCGGCCTCATCGGTGCGATGTATCGCCGGATGCTCATCCGACGCCTCGCCGACGGCGCGGGCCGGCGCACCTTCTGGAAGGTGGTTGCGGCGGAGCTGGTGTTCATGGGTGTCGCTTCGGGGGTGGCCGTTGCCCTGGCGCGCACTGCGACGCCCGTTCCGGAGACCGTTCCCCCCGAGGCCACCCCCGCCCAGATCCTGACGGGTTCCCCGTTGCCGGTCGAGCTGACCTACGGCAACTTCCTCTCCGCGTGGAACTTCGACCTGCTCTGGATCCTGATCTGCGGGTTCGGCATCTTCTTCTACATCGCCGGCGTCGTCCGTCTGAAACGGCGGGGAGACTCGTGGCCGCTGCACCGCACCATCCTCTGGGTGCTCGGCATGCTGATGCTGCTCTTCGTCACCAACGGGTTCATGAACGTCTACGAGAAGTACCTCTTCAGCATCCACATGCTGGGGCACATGATCCTCGCCATGATGATCCCGATCCTGCTGGTGTCGGCGGGCCCTGTGACGCTCGCGCTCCGCGCCATTCACAAGCGCACGGATGGTACGCGGGGCGGCCGCGAGTGGATCCTGCTCGCGGTGCACTCGAAGATCGGCACGTTCCTGGCCAACCCCATCGTGGCCGCGGCCCTCTTCGCCACCAGCCTCCTCACCTTCTACTACACCCCGCTCTTCCGCTGGGCGACGACCGATCACCTCGGGCACGAGTGGATGATCGTGCATTTCCTGATCGTCGGCTACCTCTTCGCCCAGGCGCTCATCGGCGTGGACCCGGTGCCGTACAAGCTGCCGTACCCGTTCCGGCTGCTGCTGCTCCTCGCCACAATGGCGTTCCACGCCTTCTTCGGCCTCACGCTGATGACGGGCTCGGGACTGCTCCTGGCCGACTGGTACGGCTCGATGGGTCGGCCGTGGGGGCTGAGCGCCATCGCCGACCAACAGGCCGGAGGCGGCATCGCGTGGAGCATCGGCGAGATCCCGACACTGATTCTCGCCATCGTGGTCGCGATCCAGTGGGGGCGGAGCGACACGAAGGAGACGAAGCGGCTCGACCGGAACGCTGACCGCACGAACGACGCCGAGCTGACCGAGTACAACCGCATGTTGGAGCGATTGGGTACGAGACGGTGAGCGGCCCGGTCGGCGCGAAGACGCTCTCGGCCGAGCAGCAGAAGGTCTTCGAGCTCATCGAGGGTACGAAGAAGCACGTGTTCGTGACGGGGCGGGCGGGAACGGGCAAGTCCACGCTGCTCAACCACCTCTCGTGGAACACCGAGAAGCAACTGGTGATCTCGGCGCCGACCGGCGTCGCCGCCCTCAACGTGGGCGGCCAGACCATCCACTCCCTGTTCCGCCTGCCGATCGGGGTGATCGCCGACCACGACATCGAGCAGAACGCCGAAGTGCGAAAACTGCTCAACACGATCGACACCCTGGTCATCGACGAGGTGTCGATGGTGAATGCCGACCTGATGGATGCGATCGACCGCAGCCTCAGGCAGGCCAGGCAGCGTCCGCTCGAGGCCTTCGGCGGTGTACAGGTCGTGCTGTTCGGCGATCCCTACCAGCTCGCGCCGGTGCCGGGCGATTCCGACGAGCGGGCCTACTTCTCCGACCACTACGCCTCGATGTGGTTCTTCGAC
Above is a genomic segment from Subtercola boreus containing:
- a CDS encoding metal ABC transporter ATP-binding protein → MTSPDPRSAPAGAQKASAGPVLALRDATLGFGSRTLWSGLDLTVSAGEFIAVIGANGSGKTSLLKVILGQQRLTGGTATFLGAPLRRGNRRIGYIPQQKLADDGTPLRARDLVGLGISGHRFGVPLPSAARRRHVADLLESVGATRYADAPISSLSGGEQQRLRVGQALAGDPRLLLCDEPLLSLDLNYQRTVSELIDAQRRARDLGVLFVTHDINPILDMVDRVLYLANGRFRIGTPDEVLQSSVLSSLYGSPVDVIRTRGRVIVVGTPDGSHGHPDAAGDTAHHDAPPAADRQAER
- a CDS encoding metal ABC transporter permease; translation: MTADSDFWSQIFNFANYGDLLVLLQNSIIAGAVLGVVGGLIGVFVMSRDMAFAVHGISELSFAGASAGLLFGVGVVEGSLIGSLVAAALIGLLGTRARDRNSIIAVLMPFGLGLGILCLALYPGRSANKFGLLTGQIVAVDNPRLGSLIAISIVVVIGLAVVWRPLMFASVDVDVASARGVPTRFLSLYFMLLLGLAVAVSVQVVGSLLVLSILVTPAAAALRLSSSPVLVPLLSSVFAVVSLVGGIMLALGGSVPISPYVTTISFLIYVVCRLIAAVRKRRGNSGRTADLLPARS
- a CDS encoding Fur family transcriptional regulator translates to MKRNTWQREAVRSALGTQMGFVSAQDLHSNLKGTGSQIGLATVYRALGDLATEGEADSLQSPEGESLYRACSTGHHHHLICRGCGLAVEIEADDVEQWAKNVAALHGFSQAEHVVDVFGYCSACVPAVG
- a CDS encoding ABC transporter permease, translating into MATPLKPEVNAYRRWYSTLHPSLQLIGLQLWLPLFFIVAFCLCYVAAFHAPHPHDVPVGIVGSAQQFESDLDRTAPGVVSVESLATVDEARAAVLSGRVAVAFEPATSTIYKASAHQYQVAALLPVIITPALQSENITPTTVDLAPLPPYDEYGTVSMYLMLAWCIGGYMVAMFIGLMGAPLRHRSRMAVIVVGGALISLITNVLAGPVVGAVDGHFGALFLIAWGWIVAVGLAVNGLSYFAGRFIAVPAMVIFVFLSMPSSGAAYPSWFMPEPFAWLNNVVVGSGITEMLKRELYGVGPGFARGFIMMAGYAVVGLVLMFVGKPYLEWRRVRRVISGRTTMFADANTANREFLTRERDEILSRHGLLTTDTGTIHTIPVDQREGLDEPTAPGMFFGTPGGLEADVEADDQPKGRPAQPTAGTHAEQ
- the rpmB gene encoding 50S ribosomal protein L28; translation: MAAVCQVTGAVPGFGHAISHSHRRTKRRFDPNVQKKTYYVPSLKRNVNLTLSAKGIKVIDARGIESVVKEILARGVKI
- the rpmG gene encoding 50S ribosomal protein L33 translates to MAKAQDVRPIIKLRSTAGTGYTYVTRKNRRNNPDRLVLKKYDPVIRKHVDFREER
- the rpsN gene encoding 30S ribosomal protein S14, yielding MAKTSKIAKNEQRKVIVARWATKRLELKKALVDINGTDESREAARVGLQKLPRDASPVRVRNRDAVDGRPRGHLSNFGISRVRFREMAHRGELPGITKSSW
- a CDS encoding HU family DNA-binding protein, which codes for MADKSLNKTELVAAVAASSGQTQTAVNEVLDSLFATLADSVSNGVKVTIPGWIAVERTSRAARTGRNPQTGEAIEIAAGNSVKISAGSKLKAAVK
- a CDS encoding cytochrome c oxidase assembly protein — its product is MIRVAGPAALVGVAFVALIVGLEYGGGATALLLSDPGPLVRFGLPIATMLVNLSSALTIGALVLALFALRSDRPEFNRALDVAAAGAALLTVTAAATGFLSFLNVTSSSASLDSKFGEILGQFLVSVPLGQAWLVTTLLAAAVTVLCFAVRNLTALVFVAVLAVVTLLPMAQQGHAAGADGHDAAVTALFIHILFAAVWLGGLVVLALLSKQLDNARLVDVVTRYSSVALVCFIAVAASGYVSAELRVGSLDRLLTPYGVLVLIKVAALIVLGLIGAMYRRMLIRRLADGAGRRTFWKVVAAELVFMGVASGVAVALARTATPVPETVPPEATPAQILTGSPLPVELTYGNFLSAWNFDLLWILICGFGIFFYIAGVVRLKRRGDSWPLHRTILWVLGMLMLLFVTNGFMNVYEKYLFSIHMLGHMILAMMIPILLVSAGPVTLALRAIHKRTDGTRGGREWILLAVHSKIGTFLANPIVAAALFATSLLTFYYTPLFRWATTDHLGHEWMIVHFLIVGYLFAQALIGVDPVPYKLPYPFRLLLLLATMAFHAFFGLTLMTGSGLLLADWYGSMGRPWGLSAIADQQAGGGIAWSIGEIPTLILAIVVAIQWGRSDTKETKRLDRNADRTNDAELTEYNRMLERLGTRR